DNA from Brassica napus cultivar Da-Ae chromosome C4, Da-Ae, whole genome shotgun sequence:
TCGTTAGGAGTCTGAGACATCTTCCATTGGTTGGAAGCCAATGCTCCATGACGAGTAAACATGATGTAGTGTCTGAGGAACTCGACATACATGTCATGGAAGTTGTGGATGGAGTCTTCAGCTAACTTGAAGAACCAGGTCAAGGACGGACCGCCGAAGCTTTCTACGAAGAGTTGGCAGAAACGGGCATCAGGCCCGGTTCACTAGGAAGGACAACCGGTGCGACCGTCCCGGACCCAAGACCccgtataataataattaaaaggtctaatttttttatagatctatatttttttatatataaaaaaattataaatataataagtaaaattaaaaagggcccaaaattatttgaaatgtatataattctattttcattacaaaaatatataaaatatcactgattaaaattaaaaatattttaaacattatttacatataaattttagaggataattttttttttgtccaaggGTCCTTAACAGCGTTGAACCGGCCCTGACGGGCATCCTTCTCTTTGTCGAAAAATTGTGCTCGTCTCATGGCTATGTTGAACGAATTGTCACATGGCCAGTGGGATCTATGTCGCCGGAGTAAAAAGAATACGGATCTTATCCGTTGGTTGGACTTTAAACATCAGTAATTTGCTTTGAAAAAGGAGTCTTTAGCATCACGGTGAGAACGTGTTCGATCTGTGGGGCCAAGCTGGTGACGTAGTGGATTttggagttgatatcttgtatCGAAAGTTGAAAGTCGGCGATTTGACGTTTTGTGGTTGTTTCAGTATCGTTATTTGACGGGTTTACTTCGCCAGTCGCCTGCTCTCCTCTGCTGGCCAAAGGGTTTTTGGTGGTGAAAAGTTGTCTTCGAATTGTTGGTGCCGATGCATCGATGAACTCAACACTATCAATCAATGTGGGGGGCAAGACATGCATGTTGCTCACTTCAAAGACGAGAAAATtcaggaaaaaaataaattttgcaaaaCCATTACAAatctgattaaaataaatatgagagaaaaaaaatataggtACACAACCGAATGACATCATTCAGTTAATGGATTGGAGCAAGGTTGCAAACTCACTTATTGACAAGCTTGGGAAAGCTAGTAAGTTTTGCAGTTCAACCTAGATTATTCTTAAGATTACTATTTACTTGTATGCTTACAACCTTTGTTCACACGGTTGTATAAGCTCAAACGATCAATAATACATACTTTTCTATAGGTCCCCTTTTCTATATCTAAGTTATCAATATATGTACAATGTCCATTCTTAAGGATACAAACTATACAGTATGGACAATACGTATGAAGGCAGCGTTGAAAGTTCAATAAGGTTTGGGAGTCCGTTGATCCAGGAGAAGAAGACAGAGAGAAGAGTGACTTAGCGAGAGCCCTACTTTTCCAATCCATACTGGAATCACTAATACTGCAAGTTGGAAACATCGACACCGCGAAATAAATTTGGCAAGAAATAAAGATGAGACACATGGGAGCTGATCGCGTGAAAGAAGCACGTTTACAAACCCTAATGGCAGATTTCAACCGACTTAAGATGAAGGAGACTGACTCGATTGATAATTTCGTTGGTAGACTCTCCGAGTTATCAACTAAATCGGCTACCTTAGGAGAAAGTAATGATGAACCAAAGCTTGTTAAAAAATTTCTCAACAGCTTACctagaagaaaatatatacatattatagcTGCATTGGAAAAAGTCCTCGATCTTAACAAGACAAGCTTTGAAGACATAGTGGGAAGGTTGAAAGCTTACGAAGAAAGAATttttgatgaggaagatgagaAACACGAGGATCAAAGTCAAAACAATAAGCTTATGTATACCAACGCAGACTCGCAGCCGTATCAAGAGAGATACGAAAGTGGAAGGGAAGAAGTTTGGGTATCGGGGAAGAGGCAGAGGACGTTATGGTTATCAGCAGAATGGAACTATCACCAAGAAAGAGATGCTTTGAGGGTTACATGTTTCAGATGTGATAAGTTAGGACACTTTGCTCAAAGTTTTCCTGACCGATTACTCAAGTTACAAGAGACACAAGAAAGCGAAGAGGACACTACACATGATGCGGATGAGTTGATGATGAATGAGGTTGTATACCTCAATGAACGGAATGTCGTGCCAAGTAAAATCGATGCTGCCTCAACCATAGGGTGTTTAATTAATACTTGActttctttttataaattttatgtgttatatatacaaatagactttgatcaaagaaaaaatagaCAAATCGACTTTCATTATAACTGGAAAgtaatcttttaatttgaaatgtaacctttttattttacaagtattaaatttgttatttattaagTTCTTAATTAATGCAtacatactttttaaaattgcaATGGATTAAAATAAGTAAGTTCATcgaaaggcaaaaaaaaatcaattttttttttctgtcataGTAATAAATATTCTCaaacaattaacaaaaacttagtcaaacCTGCAAAGAGTCACTAATTAGTAGTTTTATGATGTAtgggaaaaaaacaaaaacaaactaacAAACGTTTAGTCAAGATTTCTATAGAATTTATTACTTTGATTTATGGTAGAAGGTTGAATAACCATATTGCATTACTAtggtaataaaattaaacaaaagataataattatGGTAGAGAATTCAAAAcagatatactatatatatatctgagtAACTGAGTCAAGATTTCATATGTATCTTTTCAATTAACTATATATAATTGGGACTCAAGTGTGAGTTCAATAAAGCATTTTATATAAGCTTTTAAGGTACACATgccaattttataataatcctAATCTCTAATTATATTAATACATACTCAGATTTTTATACTGTATCACCatcataaaatatatctatCTTTGTCATAATATgctttattttcaaattatatcgATCAACTGAagttaaataatacatattcccattttcatattttctaagTTCTTCAAATAGTAAAATTGTAATCATAAAAAGCCagtaattatatgtttttagaaGAGTGATTTTCCATTTCCATCGTGTTAAAAATTTTCAGATTacatttattgttttgtttacttATACTGGCTCTCGCTATTGTTTAAAgtaatgatataatttttttactctCTTGAAGTATCAATTTCTGAATATATCAGAAGTTTACATAAGCATTaactaattctttttttaaagaagaTTGAGTTCAATTTAGTTAATGAAATTTTGAGTCTCTTTGATTTTCCagtttacataaaaaaaaaactattctggAATTCAGATTCTTGCAACTGAGTGATGTTACTCAAAGTATTATTTTGGAATTTATAGGAAATGATGTCAAAAGAGATGGTTAAAATAAATCCAGATATGCTAATGCCAAGTGATGATCAGACTCCTAAGATTGGAGCTAGCTTGAGCCAATCTAAACGAAGGAAGATTTCAATTGTTGGCATTAAACCCAACATACCTGACCTGAATGTGAAACCTTGTTATGATTCTGATGaggaagaaaaaggagaaatgACAAAAACATTTCAGAATCTTGCAGGTTTAAAATTTCATGATGGATGCTATGTTCATCATAAGCTTTTGTACGGGCTTGAGGTCGAGATCTTTGCTCGTCTTCCATGCTTTGAATACTGGAAACCGCAGTTTCTTAACAAGAAATTTTTGCAGTTGTTAAAAAGTGGTGAAATTTTCAGGGTGAGACAAGAAAAAGGCCTTGTGAAACCCTATGTGATTTTGCATTCAGGGGCTGAATCAAATTGGGAAATGTTTGATAAGGATTTTAAAACCCTTCAGAAACTTcctaaagttccttcttctgactATTGCTTTTTCCACAGCGATAAGGAAACAATTAGTGTGGGTACTCATTTAATTGTCATTGGAAGAGAAATAGAGGGAATTGTGGTGTTTCGCTACGAGCTAGAGAATCATAAGTGGTTCAAAGGTCCTTCAATGATCACACCGAGGGTTATGTACGGTTCTGCTAGCCATGGAAAAACCGCATTTTTTGCAGGAGGCATTCAAAAGGATGACAATGGGAACCCTATAGTTGTTCGAACCGTAGAAAAGTATAATGCTGATACAAAAATTTGGACTATGATTAATGGAATGCATAAAGCAAGGAAGTTCAGCTCAGGATGTTTCTTGCGTGGAAAATTTTATGTCCTTGGTTGCCGAGATGAGAATGATAAACACCTCACTTGTGGAGAAAGTTATGATGAGACCACAAATTCTTGGGAGTTGATACCTGACATGTTAAAGGACATGACATTCATTATTCCTTCCCAATCTCCGCCTCTTATAGCTGTGGTTGATGACAATCTATACATGTTGGAGACATCTTTGAACGAGCTTCGCGTATATGATATAAACACAAATATTTGGAAGAAACTTGGTGTTGTCCCTGTGAGCGCAAACACTACCTTTGGTTGGGACTGCGTTTAAATCTATGGGAGATAGACTTCTGGTTGTTGGAACTTCTCACTCTTGGCATAGGAAAGCAATAGTCTACTCATGCCgtccttctccagacgtggaagaGCAGCACTGGGAAGAATTAAAATATTGGTGCACTGGTGCTGAGCTCCCACCGTTTATTCATAACTGTTGTGTGATGTTTGCTTAAAGTTGTTTCCGAGGCAAACTTGTTTTGTATTTGTGCTTGCAATAATTGGGTGGCCATTTGGACGCCCGAAACAATTAAAATTGTGGTTttctgttgtttttgttttctgagtttttgtttttgcatttggTATTAAAATGTTGTTGTTTTCGTTTATAAGTGCTTATGtttgtgcaaaaaaaaaaaaagattaatgatGTTTATGTAATG
Protein-coding regions in this window:
- the LOC125586115 gene encoding F-box/kelch-repeat protein At3g27150-like, yielding MSKEMVKINPDMLMPSDDQTPKIGASLSQSKRRKISIVGIKPNIPDLNVKPCYDSDEEEKGEMTKTFQNLAGLKFHDGCYVHHKLLYGLEVEIFARLPCFEYWKPQFLNKKFLQLLKSGEIFRVRQEKGLVKPYVILHSGAESNWEMFDKDFKTLQKLPKVPSSDYCFFHSDKETISVGTHLIVIGREIEGIVVFRYELENHKWFKGPSMITPRVMYGSASHGKTAFFAGGIQKDDNGNPIVVRTVEKYNADTKIWTMINGMHKARKFSSGCFLRGKFYVLGCRDENDKHLTCGESYDETTNSWELIPDMLKDMTFIIPSQSPPLIAVVDDNLYMLETSLNELRVYDINTNIWKKLGVVPVSANTTFGWDCV